The following coding sequences lie in one Vibrio casei genomic window:
- the atpF gene encoding F0F1 ATP synthase subunit B → MDINATLLGQALAFALFVLFCMKFVWPPLITAIENRQKSIADGLAAADRAAKDLSLAQANASDKLKEAKKAAAEIIDQANKRKSQILEESQTEAQIERQKILDQGQAEIETERNRARDELRKQVAVLAIAGAEKILERSIDPNAHQDILDNITAKL, encoded by the coding sequence GTGGATATAAACGCAACTCTGTTAGGTCAAGCGCTAGCTTTTGCTTTATTTGTGTTGTTCTGCATGAAATTTGTATGGCCTCCACTTATAACAGCTATTGAAAACCGTCAGAAAAGTATTGCTGATGGTTTAGCAGCCGCTGATCGCGCAGCTAAAGATTTAAGCCTGGCACAAGCTAATGCTTCGGACAAATTGAAAGAAGCAAAGAAAGCCGCTGCTGAAATCATCGACCAAGCTAATAAACGTAAAAGTCAAATTTTAGAAGAAAGCCAAACTGAAGCTCAAATAGAGCGTCAGAAGATCTTAGATCAAGGTCAAGCTGAAATTGAAACTGAACGTAACCGAGCTCGTGATGAATTACGTAAACAAGTCGCTGTATTAGCTATAGCCGGTGCTGAGAAAATTTTGGAGCGTTCTATTGATCCGAATGCACACCAAGATATTCTCGATAATATTACTGCAAAACTATAA
- the atpE gene encoding F0F1 ATP synthase subunit C, with translation MDLIYISVAIMLGLAAVSAAIGIALLGGKFLEGAARQPDLIPVLRTQFFIVMGLVDAIPMITVGLALYLLFAVAG, from the coding sequence ATGGATCTGATTTACATATCTGTTGCAATCATGCTTGGCCTTGCTGCTGTGAGTGCTGCGATTGGTATCGCTCTACTTGGTGGCAAATTTTTGGAAGGTGCAGCTCGTCAGCCCGATCTAATCCCTGTCCTACGTACTCAATTCTTTATCGTTATGGGCCTTGTTGATGCTATTCCTATGATCACTGTAGGTCTTGCACTGTATTTATTGTTTGCGGTTGCCGGATAA
- the atpB gene encoding F0F1 ATP synthase subunit A: MAGSGELTPQEYISHHLQNLQVGSGFWTFNIDSLIVSVVLGCAFLWIFYRVGQKATSGVPGKLQCFIEMLVEFVDASVKDIFHGKSALLAPLALTVFVWIFLMNLMDLIPVDFLPHTATLLGIPYLRVVPTADVNITMSMALGVFLLIIGYSIKLKGIGGFAKELGLQPFNHWAFIPVNLVLETVTLLSKPVSLGLRLFGNMYAGELIFILIAGLLPWWSQWLLSVPWAIFHILVIVLQAFIFMTLTIVYLSQASEEH, encoded by the coding sequence CACCATTTACAAAACCTACAAGTAGGTAGTGGATTCTGGACATTTAATATTGATTCATTAATTGTATCAGTCGTTTTAGGCTGTGCTTTTTTATGGATCTTTTATCGCGTTGGTCAAAAGGCCACGAGTGGTGTTCCTGGTAAGCTACAATGCTTTATTGAAATGTTGGTTGAGTTTGTCGATGCCTCAGTAAAAGATATTTTTCATGGAAAGAGTGCTCTATTAGCTCCGTTAGCGTTAACCGTATTCGTATGGATTTTCCTAATGAACTTAATGGATCTAATTCCAGTCGATTTTCTTCCTCATACAGCAACTCTCTTAGGTATACCTTATCTTAGAGTTGTACCCACTGCAGACGTAAACATTACCATGTCTATGGCATTAGGTGTGTTCTTATTGATCATTGGTTACAGTATCAAGCTTAAGGGTATTGGTGGATTTGCTAAAGAGTTGGGGTTACAACCGTTTAATCACTGGGCTTTTATTCCAGTAAATCTAGTGTTAGAGACGGTTACATTATTGTCTAAACCTGTTTCTTTAGGGCTGCGTTTATTCGGTAATATGTATGCAGGGGAGTTGATTTTTATTTTGATCGCAGGGCTTTTACCTTGGTGGTCACAATGGCTTCTTTCCGTGCCTTGGGCGATATTCCATATTTTAGTTATCGTTTTACAGGCATTTATCTTTATGACTTTGACGATAGTGTATCTATCTCAAGCATCTGAAGAACATTAA